CATGGCTTTCGCGGCTCGATCTCGTCGCTGAGCGGGGCCGACTCCCATACTTCCATCGCCGCGCACTCCTCGGGATTCTTGTCCAAAAATTCCTGATAAACCACCGCCGCCTCGCGGTTTGCCCGCGCCCGGTGCTCCTTCTCGATCAAATCACGCACATAAGCCGAGATGCTCTCGTCCTTCGGCTTCAGCGCCGTGACTTTTTTGACCAAGTCGGCCTCTAGCTTTATGGTAGTCGCTGGCATACCTGATCAGTAGTTATTTGGTATTCGCTGTCAACCATCGCGAAACGGCGAGCCGCGAGGGTGCCACAATGCGGAGCTGGAAGGCCCCGCGGCAGGCTTGTCCTCACCCGGCGAGCATGCAGAATTTCGGGCATGGCAGCGCCACGCCAGCCAGGGGATCAAGCATCCGAACCGGAGGATGCCTGTCGCGCGGAAAACCAAGAGGCGCTCCCGGCGTCTTTCTCATCTTTCGCCCTCATCGTCCCATCTGTCCGCCCGTTCCCTGAAACCCCAACCTGCCAAGCCATGAATAATTCGATGATCCGTCCTGACAAATCCGGTTTTATCTCTGTAGGGAAAATGCAATTTCTGCGCGCGATTTGTCTCACCGTTCGCGCAGTTCTCGTTGGTGTCATCCTTGGCGGCGCCGCGACCCCGGCCGCTGCGCAGTCGACCCGGTTCGAACCGGCGCCTGACGATCCCCGCATCATCGCCGTGATCGCGAACCGGGATCGCTTGAACGCGGCCCTCCGGACAGGGGATGCGAGTGTCGTCGACGGTTTGCTCGCCTCGGACTTTGTAGTGAACGCGCCGATCGGACAGGTCGTCGACCGGGCGAATCTCCTGGGCCGTATTCGAACAGGCGAGGTCCGGCAGGAAGAAACGGTCCTTAACCTGAAATTCGCCGGTGTGCGCGGCAACCTGGTCGTGCTGATGGGTGAAGAGATCGTGCGCCCGGCCGCGCTGATGCCGAACGCCGGCAGCACCGTGCGCCGCCGCTTTACCGACGTATGGCGCGAAGACGGCGGCACTTGGAAGCTCGCGATCCGCCAGGCGACGATTGTCGCGGTCGATTAACTCACCCGCGCCCAGAGCAGCTTGAGGTAGCGGCTTTCGAGGCAGTTGGAGTAAACGGGATGATCCACACCGGGGCCGGTGCGGTCAAAGATCTGGAGACGGCGGTTGAGGCGGTGCACGCCCTTGATCACGCACTCCTCGAAGGTCTCCAGCGACACGAGGCCCGAGCACGAACAGGTGACGAACAGGCCGCCGGGCTTCACGAGGCTGGCGGCGATGGTGTTCAGGTCGGCGTATTTCCGCATGCCCTCGGCGGCGAACTCCGGATCGCGCGTCATCACGAACTTCGGCGGGTCGCAGAGCACGGCGTCGAACTGCTCGCCGTTGGTCTTCATCTGTTTCGCGTAGGCAAAGGCGTCGGCGTGCACCCACTTGAGCTTGTTGGGCGAGACCTGGTTGAGGTTCGCGTTGCGCCGGCCCTGGGCGATGACCTTTTCATCGAGGTCCACGGCCGTGATCTCGGTCGC
This DNA window, taken from Oleiharenicola lentus, encodes the following:
- a CDS encoding nuclear transport factor 2 family protein, which encodes MNNSMIRPDKSGFISVGKMQFLRAICLTVRAVLVGVILGGAATPAAAQSTRFEPAPDDPRIIAVIANRDRLNAALRTGDASVVDGLLASDFVVNAPIGQVVDRANLLGRIRTGEVRQEETVLNLKFAGVRGNLVVLMGEEIVRPAALMPNAGSTVRRRFTDVWREDGGTWKLAIRQATIVAVD